GCGGGATTGCGCGTCAACAAGATTGTCGACATGGACCCGAGAGTGGTCGCCGTGCTTGGAGCTGGGAGCCACCCCAGTAAAGCTTAGGGCCCGTGAATGGCCCGTCCGGATGGGTGGCCTCAGCGAAGCGGCGGACGAAGTGCATGCAGCGCACCAAGGGACATTGTCGGTGACGTCGAAATCCGTCGGTGGCTCTGCCCCCCGGTTGGGGTCAACGGCGGGAATTCAACCGAGAGCGGCCTTCTCCGAGGCTGGTGTTGCGGCTTAGTCGCTTGGCTGTGACTCGCTGGCGTTAAGAGGTGGCGCTGATGAAGGCTGTCACGAGGTGAGCCAGTTCATCGCCCTTGTCCTCTTGTAGGAAATGGCCGGCGCTCTCGATGGTGACGGGTGGATGATTGCGTGCCCCGGGGACGTGTGAGGCAAGCGCCGCGTCACCTCCGCGGGTGACGGGGTCGGAATCCGAGAATGCGCATAGGAAGGGCTTGTCGTAGCTGCCCAGCGCCGCCCAGGCGGCCCGATTGGCCGGGGCGGCGGGATCGGATGGGCTGGTGGGTACCAAAGTAGGGAATTGACGGGCGCCCGCCTTGAAAGAGTCGTCGGGGAAAGGGGCGTCGTACCCTGCGATCACCTCTGGCGGGAGGGCGGACACGGTTGCGCCATCGATGATTTGCCCAACTTTGAGGACCCGCGTCTGCTGGCTGTATTTCTGCCAGGCGAGGAATGCTTCGCTGGGTTTTTCGTCGCCGGTTGGTAGGAATGTGTTTGAGGCGACGACTCGGGCGAACAATTCGGGGGTTTCTGCCACGAGACGCAATCCGATCAGCCCGCCCCAGTCTTGGCAGAACAGTGTGATGTCGCGCAACCCGATCGTTTCGATGGCCGCGCGAGTCCAGTCGACATGGGCCTGATAGCTGTAATCGCTTCGGTCGGCTGGTTTGTCGCTGCGGCCGAAACCGACCAGGTCGATCGCAACCGCGCGCAGCCTAGCGTCTGCAAGGACGGGAATCATGTGACGATATAGATACGACCAGGATGGCTCGCCGTGAAGTAGTAGCACCACGGGAGCGTCTGCTGGCCCCTCGTCGACGTAGTGCACCCGCAACATGGTCGAGTCGGCGGCGCTCACCTCGACGTAGTGAGGTTGAAACGAATAGCCCGGTAGGTTCTCGAAACGGTAATCAGGAGTGCGCAATACGTGCAAAGTATCTCCATCCATCATCTCTCCGGCCACAACAGATGCGCCGTCGGAGTGGGTCGTATCGAGCCAACAATTGCCCGCCGGTTCTGTACTGTCAAGTACACAGTGAGCCGACCATCAGATAGATCGGATTTCGGCCGTCTCCCGCCGTTCTGTGTACCATCTAGTACAGTAACTCGGTCAGATGAGCCCTGGCCACCGTCGACATGATTGGCTGAATCCCTTGACTGATAATGCGTTCCTGATCACCGGCGCAAATGCGGGGATAGGTAAGGATGTTGCGCGACAGTTGGCGCTACGTCCCGAAGTCGACTCCATCTATCTGGCATGCCGCGACACGTCCAAAGCGGAATCCGCACGTGCGGATCTCCAGCGCGCCACGGGTCGAGAGGTCTTCAAGATCGTGATTATGGATACGGCCGACACGGATTCGGTCCGTGCTGCGCTCGACGCCATCGGTCAGCCGCTACGGGCCGTTTTACTAAATGCCGGCGGCACAGGCGGTTCCAGGCCGATGGCGCACAGTGCGGATGGCGCTACGACAATCTTTGCCTCCAATGTGCTGGGTCACGCGGTATTGCTCGAGGGGCTGATCGCCGCTGGATCGCTGACATCTACTGCGGTGCTGACCGGAAGTGAGGCCGCCCGCGGGGTGGGGAAACTGCGGATCAAGCGGCCGACGTTCGCCAGCCGATCGGTCGAGGAATTCACGTCGGTCATCGATGGGTCGTTCTTCCACGGGCGCAAGTTTGACCTCAAGCTCGCCTACGGGCAGGTGAAATATCTCGGTGCGCTATGGATGTCCGCGTTGGCACGCAGACACCCCGATCTGCGGCTTCTCACCGTAAGCCCGGGAAATACCTCGGGCACCGGGGCGCTGCGCGACCTGCCCAAGGTACCGAGGGTCATGGCGCAGCACGTTGTCATGCCTTACATCGCACCGCTTTTCGGCATGTCACATTCGCTGGAAATTGGCGCGAGACGGCTGGTCGACGCCTTGATCGAGGACAGCCTCGCAACCGGAGGGTTCTACGCCAGTGCGGCCACCATGCTCACCGGCCCGGTATGCGACCAGTCGAGCATCCTCTCCGATTTTGCGGACATCGTGATTCAAGACAACGCATATCACGCGGTCCACCGGTTTCTGGACAAAGCGAAGGGCACGCCACCGCAGGCCGCGAGACGAGGGCAATTGAACTGAGCCTTCACGCCCGCGCCGTCGCACCGTGCGCTTGGGCGGGCCGCCGAATCGCGGCCGCGTGATTAATGCATCCGACCTCGCGTGCGCGCCAGCTGACTGAGCCGAACCGGTACGACGCCGCGGCGTGGTGTATCGCGCCGCGCTGATCGAGCTTCGGGAGGCGCCTGTCACTTAGTCTATGAATTATGGCTACCGGCGATGGGTTGCCGCGGAGGCGGGCTCCGGGGGCGAGCACCGAGCGGGGTCGGCGCACCCGCGCCGCGATCGTCGAGGCCGCGGCCACAATTATGTATGAGAACGGCGTAGCCGCGGCCTCGCTCGACGATGTTCTAGCAGCATCAGGAACCGGCAAGTCGCAGTTGTACCACTATTTTTCCAGCAAGTCTGACCTGGTAGCCGCTGTAATAGACCATCAGCTGGAGCGGGTCTTAGCGGCTCAGCCGGCCCTGGCAGAGGTGGATTCCATTGCAGGCATCGAGCGTTGGGCGCGGGCAGTATTGCGGGTACATCGGCAACCCAACGGGCCGTTCGCCTGTCCGCTGGGTTCCATCGCCGCGGAGCTGAAGAATGATCCCGCGTTTCGTCCGGCATTGGCGGCCGCCTTCGCACGATGGGAACGGCCATTTGCCGACGGGCTGCGCACGATGCAAAAGCGCGGCGAACTCAGCCGTCGTGAGAAGCCCGACCGCCTCGCGACGACGATCGTGGCCACATTGCAGGGTGGCATGCTGCTGGCCCGGATCAGCAAGGACCTCGCTCCGCTCCGTGATGCGTTGAATCTCGCTGTGGACAACATCCGACAACGACTGATCGACCCCGCGCAGCCGCAGTCTTGACCCACTGCACAGCCCAACGGCGTGACAGCGACGACTCACCAGGCGCAGCAAGAAGTTGAGCTTTTCGACGCGTTCGCCCGACCATGGTGCGCCGTTTTTCTGAAATTGCGTCCCCAGCCCTACGCCAGGTCCATCACCACGTCGTTGATCACACCGGCCGATCAGGCGAACGCGATCGTCAAAACAGCGTCGCGAAGCGGATTCGACGCAGTCCGTGGCCATTTCGTCAGGTAGTTAGTCAGGGTCGGTGGCACGACGCAGGATCACAATGTTGGTGTCCAGCAGGCCGCGTATGGGGTTAGTGGGCATACGCGTCGTCCAGAGCCTGGTGGTAGGTGACTTTTTGATCGGCCCGGAATGCGGTGAGATCGATCAACGGTGCCACTTGTGACCCGCGAGCGAATTCGGCGCGTGAGACAAAACGGCGGCCCCCGACGTCGGGGATCGATTCTGCGATCTGATGTCGGGCACGGGTAACCGTGAAGCAGTCGCCCCGCTCGACGGCATCCATGCTCACCTTCGGTGAGTCGGTGTGGTGTTGGGGGTGGCGTGGTGGGGCGGTGTTTGTGGCGTGGGTGTTCTAGCGGTGGGGGTGGTGGGCGGTGATGCTGGCGGCGGTGGCTTGTGAACGTGGTGCGAACAGTTGGGGAATGAGCACTATGGGTGCGGTGGGTTTTGTGGTGTCCTCCTGTGGGGTCTTGTGTTCCGGTGGGTTGCGGCGCGCGCGGTGATCGGTGGGGCCGATCAGGGGTGTTGAGGTCGGTGTGGGTGTCGTTGATGCGGCTGTCCTTGGGTGGGGAGTTGCATCGGCTTGGTGTGACGGGTTGCGCCGGTCTGCTGGTGGCGGGATGGGCGACGCGGTGATGGTGGCGGCTGTGGTGGGAACGCCTCTGTGGGGTGGGGGGGTGTCGGGTGGGTATTGAGATTCCGCCGGAGTTGCAGTGGGTTGCGTATTTGACGGGTCAGCAGTGGCCTCAGGGTGATGAGACGGCGATGTTTGCTCTTGCTGGGGATTGGAATGGTGCGGGCGAGCAGTTGTCGGATGTGGTGTCGGGGTTGGAGCAGGCTCAGTCGCAGGTGTCGTCGTCGTTGACGGGTCAGACGGCGAATGCGGTGGCGGGGCAGTTTGAGTCGTTGTTGTCGGGGGATTCGTCGGTGTCGTCGGTGGCGGGGTCGATGACGTCGTTGGGGAATTTGGCGGAGCAGACCGGGACGCAGATTCAGTACACGAAGTTGCAGATTTTGAGTTCGTTGGCGATCGCGGCGTATGAGATCGCGACGGCGTTGTGGGAGGCGGATTTTACGTTTGGTGCGTCGTTGGCGTGGATTCCGGCGATTGAGGCGATCACGGTGGCCGCGGTGCGGGAGTTGGTCGAGGAGTTGTGGGATCGGATCGCGGCGTTGTTGTCGCAGGTGGTGACTAAGGAGGGGTTGGCAGCCTTGGGTAAGGCTGCGTTGGTGCAGGCGGGGCATTTGCTGCCTGGTATTGCCGAGTCGGTGGCCGAGGGGGTGGTCCAGGGTGTGGTGCAGGATCTGTTGATTCAGGACTTTCAGATAGTGGAGGGGGTGCGTAACGGTCTTGATGTGCAGCAGACCCTCGATATTGCTGCTAGTGGGCTTGTGGGTGGGGTGGTGGGTCCGGTTGTGCATCATGGGTTGGCTCATGTGGTGGGGCAATCGAGCAGCATTGTGGGGAAGGCGCTGAGCGGGGTGGGCACCCATTTCGGGGTGGGGGTGGTCGCCAATGTCGCGGGGACGGTGGCCACGGGGGGCAGTGTGGATGCGGCCGATATTTTTGGGGGGGCGGCCGGGGGAGCGCCGTCGGGAGGAATCCGCAGCTTCGAACACGGCGGGGCTCATGGCGCAGGGGATGACGAGGCCCACCCGGTGGCGGTGCCCGACACCAAGCCCACCACCCCCCACACCGACACAGCTGCTGACACCCACTCCGACGCCGGGGGTGGTGGGGGGTCGGGTGATCCGCTATTCCAACCACCGCCAGACGAGCAGGCCCCGTCGAACACCTCGAACACCTCCGACGAGGGCGCTGGCGCTGATCCTGCTGGGGCGCAGGGAATTTCGACTGAAACCACCGGGGCCGGCTCACTAGCGCAGACCAATACCACCCCGACCGCCAAGGGCCCAACACCGGCGGGCACGGCATCACCCAACGGTGCCGGGTCGTCCGCGCGTGGGGAGGTATCGGCTGAGACTGGCGGGTCGGCGGCCGGTGCCGGGTCGGGCTCGCAGCGTGATCTGTCGGCTGTCGGCGGTACCTCGGTGGCTGGTGCTGGACACGATGCCGGTGGTAGTAGCGGGGTGTCGTCGGGTGTGGCTGATGCGGGTGGTAGTAGCGGGGTGTCGAAGTCGGCGTCCTCAACGGTGGGTGGGGGAGAGAACACCTCCACCTTTACTCATGGTGTGGGGCAGGGCAGTGTGGGGCAGTCCTCGGGTTCGGGTGCTGACGGGGCGGCAACGGCTGCGGTATCCAAGTCGGCGGCGGGGGGGTCGGCAGCCGGTTCGGCAGGGGCGGCGGCCAGCGCGTCGGTGGCCAACTCCTCCGACCATTCGGCGACAGTTTCGTCATCGGCATCGTCGGGTCATGGGTCGACAACCGGGTCGGCGCCGTCACAAGCATCACGATTCGCCAACCATCCCGCGGCCACTCCGACCGCGAAGTCTGGTGCGGCCGAATCGTTTACTCATAACGCATCCCAAGCCGGGGCCAATCCGACTGGGAATCAGCAGTCTCAGGCCGCTGCTGCGCTGGGCTCGACCGGCGCAGACTCCTCGACCACCACGTCGTCGGTGGCGGCCGGACCGGCGGGCGCGGTGGCTGATACGCCGCCACCGGCCCCGGTCGATCGTGGGGCTGGCACACCTGATGCGGGTGTGGGGATCGTGTCGACACCGGGTTCTGATCAGGGGGATGCCGCGTCCACGCCCCCCGCTCAGCTTTCCCTCGAGCATGCGGCTTCGCCGGCCGGCTCCGATGAGTTGGCCACTGCCAGCGGGGAGCAAGCCGCAGGCCTGCCGCGAAGTGTGGAGTCAGACAGTTCGATGCCAGCCACGATGTCCTCGGAGCAGCTGGCTGGTGGTACCTCGCTGGCCGCCGCGTCGGGGGCTGCTGTGCCGGCCTCGACCAGTCCGGGGGGCGTCGAGGGTTCCCCGGTGTCTGACGGTGCCCAGCAGCGCGAGGAGCACCTCGATACAGCGATGGCGGTGCCGGATTCGCAGCTGAGCGCGCCGCGGGGCAGCGGTTCGGTTTCCCCGGAGGACCCCGGCGCGGTGAGTGGCCCGAGTGTGGCTGCCGGCGAGGGGGATTCGGAAATACCCAGTGTTCGGGGTCCGGCCGCGTCGTCGGATTCGGCGACACCGGACGGTGATACGCGGGTGTCGGGGTCGGTGTCCGACAGTGCGGGTGGTGGGTCGCGGACGACGCCGACGGACAAGCCCAGTGGTTCGTCGGCGGCTACCGCCGGTGCCGGGCGGTCCTCGCGGTCGGAGCCGACGGTGGTGGCGCGGTCCGCTCAGGGGCCGGTGGCGGGGGCGGGTAAGGCGTCGTCGGAGGGTGGTGGGGGGTCCCACGCGGTTCGCGGGTCCACGACCAAACACATCGGAAACGACACCGAGCTGGTCGATACCGGGGACGGCCCCACCAGGTCCGCAGCAGGCGCCGCGGCCGGGACTGACCACGCTGAACCATCAACCACCACTGTTAAACCCCCGCACGACAGTGCGAACGGCGATGACGTACACCCGTTCCCCGGCAACGACAGTCATCGATCAACCGAGGGGTCATCGACTGCTGGCGACCACGACCACGACCACGACCAGCACGACCAAGACAGCCAGGGGCACCAGGGCGGCCATGATCCGGTCGAGCGATCCGACACCGCACAGCCCGACCCTGATCCCCCCACCCCCCACCCCCACCCCACCGAGCGAACGGCCCGGGGGGGAGTAATAGTGGAGCGGACGGCGGAGACAGCCGACTCGCACGACAAAGACGGTCGACCAGAGAACTCGCATTCCGCGCCCGATCGTATAGATGCGGACCACGGCGGCCACGTTGCTGATCCGGAAAAGGTCGTTACTCTTCCGGACGGTTCGCCTCACGAGAGCCGGGTGGGGTCCAGGAGGGCTCTGCGCGACTCACCAACCGACGACTTGCCCGCACCGGGTGCTCACGCCTCCGCGGAAGCGGACCGTCGCGCTGATCAGGATCGTCCGGCAGCGCGGGATGCTGGCGGGACAGGGTTAGCTCACACCGACACCAATATCTCTGAAGTGGCCGATTGGCTGAGCGAGGTCAACCGCCTGGCGGCTGCGGCGAATGAAGACGGGCGTGAGCTCAATTGTGGACAAACCGCGATTGCGGTGTTCGACCGCTTGGCGGGCCGGCCGACCTTTCGCACCGCCGGTCTGGTCACCGACCTGAATGAAGGCGGAGTCACGCGCAGTGACTTGGAGGCGGCCACCGGGTTGACCGCTCACCGCGCCACGCTTGACGGGATCGCCGAGTTGCTCCGAAGGCAGGGACCTGGCGCGCACACGATCGTGCACGTCGAGCGTCGGGCAAGCGATCACACGGCGGCGTCAGCGCACGTATTCAATGCCTTCTACGACGGCCGGGACGTTCATGCGATCGACGGCCAGGACGGATCGATCAGGTCGTGGCCACCAAACTATGACGAGGGCGAACACCGGGCCAGCGAATGGACGGTTTTTACCAGCGACGGGCGATTGCCGGATACCGCAGGACACGATGCCGACAGCGAAGTGCGCGAGGGGCCACCGGCGGGCATGCGGAATCCGATGGCAAGTCTGCGGAGCCGCACCGGCGCCGGGGCGCTACTACGCAGCCTCCGCGATCAGGCCGAGGTGGTGCGACAAGCGCGGCAGCGTTCGGGTCGGCAGGCGCTTGCCGAGGACCGGTTCGGTCCGGATCCGTTCGGATTGCGCGACCTTGCCGCCCCGCCGCCTCAACTGGACGGGGTGCGGCTCACCGACGTCCCGACTGAGGAGCTTGGGAATTATTTCCGCGCGTTGGACATGGCTGGGATCGAGGGCGATACGCGCTGGCAGCCAAAAGAGATCTGGTCGGAACGGCGCAACACACCCTCGGATTGGTGGTGGCCTGAAGATCGGCCCAGTAATGCCAAACCGCTGCCGGCATTGCCCGAAACTCTCGAAGCGCCAAAGGTTTTCCATACCATCTGGCTGGGCGGGCCGGTGACCGATGGTCGGCCCGCAACTGATCAGCTGCGCCGCAACTTGGAGGCACTTAGCGTCAAGGCGCAAACCGAGGGAATGCGGGTCGTTTTGTGGACCGACGTCTCCCGTGACCAATTCGGTCGAGGCACCAGCCACGAAGCTTCCATGCTTGGGTGGGCGCGCCAACATCGCATCACTTTGCTCAATCCCGACGAGGTGTTTCACTCCGGCGAGCCGATGAGCCTGGCCGCGGAATACAAGCTGGAGACGTCGAAGGGAACCGCTGTCGGTTACACCGCGGCCAGTGACATTTTGCGGATGGAGGTGCTGCACCGGTTCGGCGGCAGCTACACCGATCACGACAACACCGTGCACCGCGTCGACGGCCTACGCAGCCTGCTTGGGGCGCCCGGTTTCGCCATAAACGCCGAGTCAGTCAACAACTCGGCCCTGTTCGCGGCCCGCAAGCATCCTTTCGTCAAGCATTACCTGGAAACGGTGGCTAACAACTATGGGTTGCGGCAAGACGAACTGGCGCCCGACGTACACACCGCCGGCAATTCACGGGCAGACCATCAGGCCCACTATGTGGGTCACCTGTACGCGCGGCGGCGTTCGGTCATGGAGCGCACCGGCCCGGTCAACCTGCGCACCGTCGTTGAGGATCTCGGTTTCCCGGAACTCCGGATGCCGCGAATCCCGACGGAGTGGGTACAAGACGGATATGCGAATACCTGGCTGCGCACCGCGCCCAGGCTTGTTCCGTCGGAGCAGACGGTGGCCGTGCTGCAGCACGCCATCAGCGGCCTAGTGTGGGACCTGCGTAATCGACGCGGTGACCTCAACCTGGCTGCGGTGGCCCCGCTCGTCGAAGGCCTGCATGATCCCGCCGCCGGCTGGCAGGCGGTGGTCGGCTTCATCCACAGCGTGCCGCAGCTACGCATGCAGGTGCAGATGGTGACTCATGCCCATCTCGAGTACAAAGACGCGGTGACTCATCTCCATGAGCTCGACTTGCCTCCCGCTGTGCGAGGCATGCTTGGGCTTCCTGCGCACGGACACGCCGAAGACGTTCCCGGGGTGTGGCGGAGAGCGGCGTTCGGGGCGCAAATCCAATCCGGTGACTGGTCGTATCTGACCGTGGACTTCGACACCCGGCAACGCAGCCTGGGCGACGCCACGCCCGACATGCGTGCCTTGGCCGAACACCTTCGCAACCTGGCGAATTCGCCCGACTGGCGCGATGTGGAGGTGTGGGTCGAAGGTGGTGGTAACCGCAGTGGTAGTGATGCGGGCCTGGACAGGGCAGCCTGGGTACGCCAGCAGCTGATGGATCACGCGGGGGATGCGCAAACCACCTGGCATGAACCGATTGACCGCGGCAGGAACGCGACCGCCGCACCGGTGACGCGGGGCGTCGACAACCGCCGCCAGGTCATGGTCTGGTGGAAGGTCAAGCCGACGCCCTCGCCATTCGACGAGCAGCTGTCTGAAATATCGTTCGGCGCGCGCCCCGAAACGCCCGACATGGAGCTCCCGGTTCCGGAAGAGCAACAACAGCACCCGGCTCAGCGCGGCGAGACCAGGGCTGGGCGTGCCGGGTCGGCCTCGCAGAGTCACGGGAGCCCGCACTCGCCAGGGGGCGCGATGCCCGAGCCGACGGCGGAGACAGCCGACCCACACGTAGGAGACCCGCACGACCACAACGGTCGACCGGAAAACGCTGCTGCTGAAAATCTCGCGTCGATGACCGAGGGGGATGGGGTGTCGGGGGGCTCGCGAGATGCTGTCGGGGCGAGTGATTCGCGGGTGGGGGGTGAGTTGGGCGAGGGGTCGCCTGAGCGGGATGCGGGGCCGTTGCGGTTGCGGGGTGGGGCGGGTGAGCAGGACGTGGATGGCAGTGGTTTGGAGTCGTTGCCTAGTGCTCAAATGGATCCTTCGGTTGACCTGCGGGATGTCACCGGTTTGGTCGACGGGGCTGCGGTGCATTTCCGGACCGATGACGACCCACTGTTTCGCGACGACACCCGCGATCCTGCAGATGTTTTCGAGTCAGGGTTTGCGCCTTTGGATCCAACCAACAATCCGCACTTTCCCACCGCTGGCCGCCTCGACGAGCCGCACTGGTCGGATTCCGACGACGATGACGACCTGAGCCCGACAAACACCCCTCAGGCGCGGCCGGTCAGCCTTGATCCACCCCAGACACCGGACGACATCGGTGCCGGCAACCAAGATAAACCTGACCTTCACACCGACGATGCGCTGCCCGACCACGATGCGGCGCCGCTGCGACCCACGGGTGGCGTGGGTGATGAAGACATCGACGACCACGATTCAGGCGCTCACCAGGACTTCTCGAATCGCTTTGCCGCCGTAGGCGCCTCAGTGCGATCGCATGAGCCGCCCGTCAGTGGTGCGGGGTCCCGTGCGGGTCGGGGGTCCACGACCGAGCACCTCGGTGATGACATCGAGGCGGTCGGTGCCGGGGACGGTGCCACCAGGTCCATGGCGGGCGCTGCGGCGGCTGGGACTGACCATGTGCAGCGAGCAACCACCACTGTTAAACCGCCGCACGACAGTGCGAACGGTGTTAAACCGCCGCGCGACAGCGTGAACGGCGATGACGTACACCCGTTCTCCGGCAACGACAGTCATCGATCAACCAAGGAGTCATCGACTGCTGGCGACCACGACCACGACCACGACAGCCAAGACAGCCAAGACAGCCAAGACAGCCAAGACAGCCAGGGCCACCAGGGCAGCCATCATGGTCCGGTCGAGCGATCCGACACCGCACAGCGGGTGGGTGGTGGCGGCGAGCCGGATTCGGAGTGGGTGGAGCAAGGTGACTCTGGTGTGGATTCTCACCGGGGGGCTTTAGCGGGGCAGGGTAG
This Mycobacterium simiae DNA region includes the following protein-coding sequences:
- a CDS encoding TetR/AcrR family transcriptional regulator translates to MATGDGLPRRRAPGASTERGRRTRAAIVEAAATIMYENGVAAASLDDVLAASGTGKSQLYHYFSSKSDLVAAVIDHQLERVLAAQPALAEVDSIAGIERWARAVLRVHRQPNGPFACPLGSIAAELKNDPAFRPALAAAFARWERPFADGLRTMQKRGELSRREKPDRLATTIVATLQGGMLLARISKDLAPLRDALNLAVDNIRQRLIDPAQPQS
- a CDS encoding SDR family NAD(P)-dependent oxidoreductase → MTDNAFLITGANAGIGKDVARQLALRPEVDSIYLACRDTSKAESARADLQRATGREVFKIVIMDTADTDSVRAALDAIGQPLRAVLLNAGGTGGSRPMAHSADGATTIFASNVLGHAVLLEGLIAAGSLTSTAVLTGSEAARGVGKLRIKRPTFASRSVEEFTSVIDGSFFHGRKFDLKLAYGQVKYLGALWMSALARRHPDLRLLTVSPGNTSGTGALRDLPKVPRVMAQHVVMPYIAPLFGMSHSLEIGARRLVDALIEDSLATGGFYASAATMLTGPVCDQSSILSDFADIVIQDNAYHAVHRFLDKAKGTPPQAARRGQLN
- a CDS encoding haloalkane dehalogenase, with protein sequence MHVLRTPDYRFENLPGYSFQPHYVEVSAADSTMLRVHYVDEGPADAPVVLLLHGEPSWSYLYRHMIPVLADARLRAVAIDLVGFGRSDKPADRSDYSYQAHVDWTRAAIETIGLRDITLFCQDWGGLIGLRLVAETPELFARVVASNTFLPTGDEKPSEAFLAWQKYSQQTRVLKVGQIIDGATVSALPPEVIAGYDAPFPDDSFKAGARQFPTLVPTSPSDPAAPANRAAWAALGSYDKPFLCAFSDSDPVTRGGDAALASHVPGARNHPPVTIESAGHFLQEDKGDELAHLVTAFISATS
- a CDS encoding WXG100-like domain-containing protein; amino-acid sequence: MFALAGDWNGAGEQLSDVVSGLEQAQSQVSSSLTGQTANAVAGQFESLLSGDSSVSSVAGSMTSLGNLAEQTGTQIQYTKLQILSSLAIAAYEIATALWEADFTFGASLAWIPAIEAITVAAVRELVEELWDRIAALLSQVVTKEGLAALGKAALVQAGHLLPGIAESVAEGVVQGVVQDLLIQDFQIVEGVRNGLDVQQTLDIAASGLVGGVVGPVVHHGLAHVVGQSSSIVGKALSGVGTHFGVGVVANVAGTVATGGSVDAADIFGGAAGGAPSGGIRSFEHGGAHGAGDDEAHPVAVPDTKPTTPHTDTAADTHSDAGGGGGSGDPLFQPPPDEQAPSNTSNTSDEGAGADPAGAQGISTETTGAGSLAQTNTTPTAKGPTPAGTASPNGAGSSARGEVSAETGGSAAGAGSGSQRDLSAVGGTSVAGAGHDAGGSSGVSSGVADAGGSSGVSKSASSTVGGGENTSTFTHGVGQGSVGQSSGSGADGAATAAVSKSAAGGSAAGSAGAAASASVANSSDHSATVSSSASSGHGSTTGSAPSQASRFANHPAATPTAKSGAAESFTHNASQAGANPTGNQQSQAAAALGSTGADSSTTTSSVAAGPAGAVADTPPPAPVDRGAGTPDAGVGIVSTPGSDQGDAASTPPAQLSLEHAASPAGSDELATASGEQAAGLPRSVESDSSMPATMSSEQLAGGTSLAAASGAAVPASTSPGGVEGSPVSDGAQQREEHLDTAMAVPDSQLSAPRGSGSVSPEDPGAVSGPSVAAGEGDSEIPSVRGPAASSDSATPDGDTRVSGSVSDSAGGGSRTTPTDKPSGSSAATAGAGRSSRSEPTVVARSAQGPVAGAGKASSEGGGGSHAVRGSTTKHIGNDTELVDTGDGPTRSAAGAAAGTDHAEPSTTTVKPPHDSANGDDVHPFPGNDSHRSTEGSSTAGDHDHDHDQHDQDSQGHQGGHDPVERSDTAQPDPDPPTPHPHPTERTARGGVIVERTAETADSHDKDGRPENSHSAPDRIDADHGGHVADPEKVVTLPDGSPHESRVGSRRALRDSPTDDLPAPGAHASAEADRRADQDRPAARDAGGTGLAHTDTNISEVADWLSEVNRLAAAANEDGRELNCGQTAIAVFDRLAGRPTFRTAGLVTDLNEGGVTRSDLEAATGLTAHRATLDGIAELLRRQGPGAHTIVHVERRASDHTAASAHVFNAFYDGRDVHAIDGQDGSIRSWPPNYDEGEHRASEWTVFTSDGRLPDTAGHDADSEVREGPPAGMRNPMASLRSRTGAGALLRSLRDQAEVVRQARQRSGRQALAEDRFGPDPFGLRDLAAPPPQLDGVRLTDVPTEELGNYFRALDMAGIEGDTRWQPKEIWSERRNTPSDWWWPEDRPSNAKPLPALPETLEAPKVFHTIWLGGPVTDGRPATDQLRRNLEALSVKAQTEGMRVVLWTDVSRDQFGRGTSHEASMLGWARQHRITLLNPDEVFHSGEPMSLAAEYKLETSKGTAVGYTAASDILRMEVLHRFGGSYTDHDNTVHRVDGLRSLLGAPGFAINAESVNNSALFAARKHPFVKHYLETVANNYGLRQDELAPDVHTAGNSRADHQAHYVGHLYARRRSVMERTGPVNLRTVVEDLGFPELRMPRIPTEWVQDGYANTWLRTAPRLVPSEQTVAVLQHAISGLVWDLRNRRGDLNLAAVAPLVEGLHDPAAGWQAVVGFIHSVPQLRMQVQMVTHAHLEYKDAVTHLHELDLPPAVRGMLGLPAHGHAEDVPGVWRRAAFGAQIQSGDWSYLTVDFDTRQRSLGDATPDMRALAEHLRNLANSPDWRDVEVWVEGGGNRSGSDAGLDRAAWVRQQLMDHAGDAQTTWHEPIDRGRNATAAPVTRGVDNRRQVMVWWKVKPTPSPFDEQLSEISFGARPETPDMELPVPEEQQQHPAQRGETRAGRAGSASQSHGSPHSPGGAMPEPTAETADPHVGDPHDHNGRPENAAAENLASMTEGDGVSGGSRDAVGASDSRVGGELGEGSPERDAGPLRLRGGAGEQDVDGSGLESLPSAQMDPSVDLRDVTGLVDGAAVHFRTDDDPLFRDDTRDPADVFESGFAPLDPTNNPHFPTAGRLDEPHWSDSDDDDDLSPTNTPQARPVSLDPPQTPDDIGAGNQDKPDLHTDDALPDHDAAPLRPTGGVGDEDIDDHDSGAHQDFSNRFAAVGASVRSHEPPVSGAGSRAGRGSTTEHLGDDIEAVGAGDGATRSMAGAAAAGTDHVQRATTTVKPPHDSANGVKPPRDSVNGDDVHPFSGNDSHRSTKESSTAGDHDHDHDSQDSQDSQDSQDSQGHQGSHHGPVERSDTAQRVGGGGEPDSEWVEQGDSGVDSHRGALAGQGSGVGLPVARAVHDDDGSHQFFDRGALAPHSKKSDSLVESDSVASAGGWRGVRTPFDQWQRLVRADPERAAAVLADASKMLEATGIGGEWVQRAYGGLSEGERRLNTRALAQVLVHRVLTGQSYPGGKGGARDQHGDHDDAENPDHEPGPSGHGDDHEPGPSDHGDDHEPGPSSHGDAPGHVEFGDFTVSKKGEIKFRLRNRTHYVGVPTDYANATVRARIVEHHDVAVVTVFDSAGNQIGRSVTINPTSGRTHHTTRDPNNRVLTVNDNGVVGISLNAQNHQLIVGNTRARTRVRVRIVEHDHDVRVVTVFDSEGKQINQPVTIDLNSDIRSHTTGPTRDRSNRELTVNPQGVISVSLNGIGHQVGLGIDHAGTRVRVRIDNHDHGVRVVTVFDSKGKQINESVTIDPKSGKTSHSTRPRGGGPVGDGRGGAVGEGSDVVVGEGSDVVVGEGSGVKRERPGSPLVEPVAGVGAWHEQPLDQSRTGFQRLLPWHGDLTGDTTQWEPPRFDVDNQLIVHHRMEPIPWLDDVFPLRDLDDPLGRVHRDFADVDGSVHPRVQVQSVQLGFSVRETQQRLRGLPAEAVEALPAVVRAELERLINNSRRGAPPPPPGVRRTEVRQLTAADVQPHEQVLIGQYGLFATPQVGTGGQGQILGMYLGALLHGPDDLERAEDLHPGASQYMMDADGGSSRRVSSYSADGGGNSTAFANTAVLPFRSGQTPALDRGRVNAAFVSFRVNLTDNQGNLTHEYVPVLVGFDNLRPGDQVIVNYGNRFQLEPSARAQRAARRAAEPERKRIKTEHPATDSMDTDPPPPPQPRPRPAPDPAPAPAPAPVAGPSHPRGLPPQAPAASSHRPPPPSGGGLFRRPAPAPAPVAGPSHSRNLPPAPQTPAASSHRPPPPSGGGLFRRPAPPPVTGPSHPRNLPPAPQTPAASSHRPPAPPPSGGGLFRRPAPAPPPAAGPSHPRNLPPQSAASSHRPPAPPGGGLFGRPAPAPPSVADLARQFAQPGGPPANFWEQLARHAVQGLPVTAGYVDQLADSLRRHIGSHRPEDQPAALARYVQLWLEQDRPNLQFEAVLRRLRAAAGELRAAILRQ